GACGGCTGCGGATGCGCTCGTGATCGTCACCGAGTGGAAGGAATTCAGGACTCCGGACTTCACGCCGGGTAAGGCGGACGCGAAGGCGCCGGTCATCCTAGCAGGGCGCAACTCAGACGACGCCTAGGCGATTGCCGCACTTGGCATCGATTCCCATGCAATCGGACCCCCCCAACCCGGAATCCAGTCCCTTCCTGGTGGATGAGGAAGCGATGTTTACTCTTCGCGAACAGATGCTCCTTCCGCGCGTACACCTCGGCAAGCCGTTCAACCCGCGCGAGCTGCTCGCGCGCGTGCAGGCCGTGCTGCGCCGCCGCCGCGCGACGCCGTCGGCGGCGGCGCCCGAGCAGCGCGAACCGTTCGCGTTCGGCCGCTTCGTGCTCGACTTCCAGGCGCGCACGCTGTCGGTCGACGGCAAGCCGGCGACGCTGTCGAGCAGCGAATTCGCGCTGTTGAAGATCTTCGTGAACCATGCGCTGCGCACGCTCACGCGCGAGCGGCTGCTCGAGCTGCTGCACGGGCCCGAGTACGACGGTACCGACCGCGGCATCGACGTCCAGGTGTGGCGCCTGCGCCGCATCCTGGAGACGGATCCGTCGACGCCGCGCTTCATCCAGACGGTCCGCGGGCGCGGCTACGTGTTCGTGCCCGACGGCGAGGCCCATGCGCAAACCCATTGATTCACTGTTCGGGCGGCTGGCGCTGCTGGTCATCGGGGTTCTGCTCCTGTCCCATTTCGCGTGGTTTTTCGCGATGCGGCTCGAGCGCAACCAGATGCAGACGCGCTACGCGGTCGAGGAGGCCGCGTTCCTCGTCGACGCGGTGCGCCAGCACGTCGAGCGCACGCCCGACCAGCCGCTGCCGTCGCGGGTGCGCCTCGTGTCGCCGGGCAGTCCCGACGTGCCGAATGGCGCCGAGTCGAACCTGCCGGCGCCGCTCAAGCGTTTCCGCGACGACGTGAGCGAGCGGATGCCGCCCGGCACCCGGGTCGAGATCGGCGTGCCCGGCCATCCGCCGGTGCTGTGGGTCAAGGAGCCGACCGATCGCAACTGGATCGTGGTGCCGGTGCAGCCGCTGCGGCCGCCGCGCTCGCTCGACCGGATGCTGTTGTGGCTCGGCACGATCTTCTCGGCCGGCGTGATCGCCGCGCTGTTCGCGGCCTGGCAGCTGCAGCAGCCGCTGCGCTCGCTGGCGCGCGCGGTCGCGCGCTTCGGCCGCGGCCAGCCGGTGCCGCCGCTGCGCGAGCGCGGCCCGCGCGAGCTGCGTCAGCTCACGCACGGCTTCAACCAGATGGTGGAGCAGGTGTCGCAGGCCGACAGCGACCGCGCGGTGATGCTGGCCGGCGTCGCGCACGACCTGCGCACGCCGCTCGCGCGGATGCGCCTGCGTGCGGAAATGATGGATGACGCGCGGCTGCGCGACGGCGTGGTGCGCGATGTCGACTCGATGTCGCACATCGTCGACCAGTTCCTCGTGTTCGCGCATGGCGGGTCCGACCGCAGCGAGCCCGTGCCGGTCGACCAGACCTGCGAGCGGATCGCGCGCAGCTATCGGGCGGTCGCGCCGAACGCGCCGGCGGTCCAGACGCATCTCGCAGCCGACGCGGGCTTCCGCCTGCCGACCGCGACGCTCGACCGGATCCTGTCGAACCTGCTGGACAACGCGCATGCGTATGGCGCCCCGCCGGTGGTAATCCAGACGGCGCGTACGCCGGCCGGCTATGTGCTGGCGGTCTCCGACAGCGGTGGCGGGATCGCGCCGCGCGACCTCGCGGCCGCGACGCGGCCGTTCGTGCGGCTCGACCCCGCGCGCGGCGGCAACGGCCACAGCGGGCTCGGGCTCGCGATCGTCGAGCGGCTGGTGCTGAGGCTGGGCGGGGCGTGCGAGATCGGCAACCGTCCCGAGGGCGGCCTGCGCGTCGCGATGACGTTCCCGTTCGACGTGGTGCCGAAGGACGAGCTTCACGCACAGGCCGCGTAAGCGGCGCATGCGGCGCCTGCCGGGCAGGCGCCGCGCGGCTTCACTCGCCGAACAGCGTGCCGAGCGTCTCGGCGGCGTTGCTGTCGATGGTGTTGTAGGTCACGCTCGTGGCCTCGAAGATATAGACGGTCGTATAGCGGCCGAGGCGTTCCAGGATTTCCTCCTGCAGCGATTCCGGCACGATGTTCATGTTCAGGTACCACGCCGTCGACGACAGCCGCGTCTGGAACGACCCGTACTCCTGCATCAGTTCGTAGAACGCGTCGGCATCCTGATCGCGGCAGACGATCACCAAGTTTCCTGCCATTCCCTTCCTCCTGCTCGTCGGTCGATCCGCAGGATCCGCATGTCGACGGACCCCAAGGGCAAGCCCCGATCATACCCGCTTCGCCGTATCCGTCCGCGGACGCCCGACACGGATTGTGTTCGTGTGCCGCTGGCGGGTTCACGGCCGGGCCGGATCACGGCATAATTCGGGGCCTGCACGCCGGCCGAAAGACCGCGGTCGGGGGCTCCGCAGCGCGCGCGCCGGGCACGATCCGTGCGCCGGCCGTTCGTGCATCGCGCCGCGCCGTCCCCGGACGGTTGTACCTGAAATACAGGTTGGTGTAGTGTCGTGCCGTCGCGGCCCGACTCGTCCGCGGCCGCGCCGGGGCGCAGCTTGCACGTCCGGCGCAGCGCGCCGGCGTGAGATCGTGAATCAATCGAATTACCGCGTCGAATTACCGCGCCCGTGCGCTTTGCCATGAATCAACATCGTCTGCCGGCTTCGTTCGGCCTTACCGGGGAGGGCGCCTGATGGACGTCGGATTCTTCAATCCGAACCGGACCGCCAACGCATCTGCGTGGCGCGTTCTGCCGAACCGGTGGGACTTCATCGCGTTTCCGCTGATCATCTGCCTGATCGCGATGGCGGTCGTCGGTTTCCACGAAACGCTGGCACCGATCGGGACCCTGCAGACGCAGAAGATCTCGCTCGATCCGTCGAACCTGCCCGAATACGCGTTGCGCACCACGCTGCGGATGCTTGCCGCGATGGTCGCGTCGCTCGTGTTCACGCTCGTGTACGGCACGCTCGCGGCCAAGAGCCGTCGTGCCGGCATGGTGCTGATCCCGATCCTCGACATTCTGCAGTCGGTGCCGGTGCTCGGCTTCATCTCGTTTACCGTCACGTTCTTCCTCGCGCTGTTCCCGAGCCGCGTGCTCGGCGCCGAGCTGGCCGCGATCTTCGCGATCTTCACGAGCCAGGCGTGGAACATGACGTTCAGCTTCTACCAGTCGCTGCGCACGGTGCCGCGCGATCTGGACGAAGTGTCGCGCGGCTTCCACCTGACGTCGTGGCAGCGCTTCTGGAAGCTCGAAGTGCCGTTCTCGATGCCGGGCCTGATCTGGAACATGATGATGTCGATGTCGGGCGGCTGGTTCTTCGTCGTCGCATCGGAAGCCATCACGGTCGGCAACCAGACCATCACGTTGCCGGGCATCGGCGCGTATCTCGCGCAGGCGATCTCGGACAAGAACCTCGGCGCGATCGGCTGGGTGATCCTCACGATGACGGTCGTGATTCTCGCGTACGACCAGTTCCTGTTCCGCCCGCTCATCGCGTGGGCCGACAAGTTCCGGATGGAGAACACCGCGTCGGGCGATGCGCCGCAATCCTGGCTGCTCGACCTCGTGCGCCGCACGCGCCTGATTCATCAACTGCTCGTGCCGGCCGGCTGGTTCTTCGCGAAGGCCGCGCGGATTCCGCTGCGCCTGCCGCTGTCGGGCGCGATGCGCTTCACGCTGCCGCGCGTCGAGAAGAAGGCGTCGCGCACGGTCGACATCGCGTGGTCGGTCCTCGTGCTGATCGGCACGGCGTATATCGTGTGGCGCGTGATCAGCTTCGTGTCGACCGGCGTGACGATGGCCGAGGTCGGCCACGTGCTCGTGCTCGGGCTCATCACGCTGCTGCGCGTGGTCGTGCTGATCGCGATCGCGTCGGTGATCTGGGTGCCGATCGGCGTGTGGGTCGGGCTGCGCCCGCGGCTGGCCGAGAAGCTGCAGCCGCTCGCGCAGTTCCTCGCGGCGTTCCCGGCCAACCTGCTGTTCCCGGCGTTCGTGATCGTGATCGCCCGCTTCCACCTGAACGCCGACATCTGGCTGTCGCCGCTGATCGTGCTCGGGACGCAGTGGTATATCCTGTTCAACGTGATCGCCGGCGCGACGTCCTACCCGAACGACTATCGCGAAGCGGCGACCAACTTCCGCATCCGTGGCTGGCAGTGGTGGCGGCAGGCGATCCTGCCCGGCATCTTCCCGTACTACGTGACCGGCGCGATCACCGCCTCGGGCGGCGCGTGGAACGCGAGCATCGTGTCGGAAGCCGTGCAGTGGGGCAACACCAAGATCGAGGCGCACGGCCTCGGCGCGTACATCGCGCAGACCACTGCCGCCGGCGATTTCCCGAAGATCATCCTGGGCATCGCCGTGATGTCCCTGTTCGTCACCCTGTTCAACCGCCTGCTGTGGCGCCCGCTGTATGCCTTCGCCGAAGCGAAGCTGCGGCTCGACTGAGACCGATTGAGAGCGAAACGCGATGCACAATCCGAATGCTGTAAACGCCCCCATCCAGACGTCCCAGCCGCCGCGCCTCGGTGAGGAAATCCTGCGCGTCGATCACGTCTGCCGCGGCTTCAACAAGACGCAGGGCGAGCTGCTCGTGCTCGACGACGCGAACCTGTCGCTGCGTGAAGGCGAGATCGTCGGGCTGCTCGGCCGTTCGGGCTCGGGCAAGTCGACGCTGCTGCGGATCATCGCCGGCCTGATCGAGCCGACCGGCGGTGAAGTGACCTATCTCGGCAAGCCGCTGACCGGCCCGGCCGAGGGCGTCGCGATGGTGTTCCAGACCTTCGCGCTGTTCCCGTGGCTCACCGTGCTGCAGAACGTGGAAGCCGGCCTCGAGGCGCTCGGCGTCGGTGCGCGCGAGCGGCGCGAACGCGCGCTGGCGGCAATCGACCTGATCGGTCTCGACGGCTTCGAGAACGCGTACCCGCGCGAGCTGTCGGGCGGGATGCGGCAGCGTGTGGGCTTTGCGCGCGCGCTCGTCGTCGACCCGACGATCCTGCTGATGGACGAGCCGTTCTCGGCGCTCGACGTGCTGACGGCCGAAACGCTGCGTACCGACCTGCTCGATCTGTGGACGCAGGGCCGCATGCCGATCAAGTCGGTGCTGATCGTCACGCACAACATCGAGGAAGCCGTGTTCATGTGCGACCGGATCCTGGTGCTGTCGTCGAACCCGGGCCGCGTGATCGCCGAGATCAAGGTGCCGTTCAAGCATCCGCGCAACCGTCTCGATCCGGCCTTCCGCAAGCTGGTCGACGACATCTACGCGAAGATGACGGCCCGCCAGACCGGCGAGGCGACGAAGAAGGGGCTCGAACTCGGCAACTGGCTGCCGCAGGTGTCGACCAACCTGATGGCCGGCCTGATCGAGACGCTCGCGATGGCGCCGTACCACGGCCGCGCGGACATGCCGGAAATCGCGCGCACGCTGCACCTGGAGGTCGACGACCTGTTCCCGATCGCCGAAGTGCTGCAGTACCTCGGTTTCGCGGACGTGCGGGAAGGGGACGTGTTCCTCACGCCGCCGGGGCGCGTGTTCGCCGAATTCGGCACGCAGGAACGCAAGCTGATGTTTGCCGATCACCTGCTGAAGCACGTGCCGCTCGCCGCGCGGATCAAGAAGGTGCTGAACGAACGCCCGGGCCATCGCGCGCCGCGCGTGCGCTTCGAGCAGGAGCTCGAGGATTTCCTGTCGGACGGCGCGGCCGAGGAAACGCTCGACGCGGTGATCGACTGGGGCCGCTACGGCGAGATCTTCTCGTACAACGACCAGACCGAAATCTTCAGTCTCGAGGACGTCGAGTCCTGAGCGGCTGTGCCGGGGCGCCGGCCCGGCATCCGCATGCGCCGCGTGGGTCACGCGGCGCGCAGCGCGTCGTTACTGCAGGTTGCCCCAGCGATCGACGGCCGGTTCGGCCGACGCCCACTTCCAGTGCGTGCCTTGCTGGCACACATTCGCGAAATACCAGTCGGCCTTGGCACCGTCCTTCACCGAGAACGCGAATTCCTTGCACAGCGCGAGCGCCGACGAGTACGCGCGCGTGACGCGCACTTCGCCTTCGCCGTTTTCCAGCGGCAGCGTGTTCTGCACTTTCCACGGCTTCACGTCGCCGACGGCCAGGCTGCCGGCCGCCTTCGCGATCGCGTCCTGCTGGTTCTGATGGAGCTGCTTCATCGTGCGGTTGACGGCCTCGTCGGTCGCCGCCTGCACGGCAATCCCGACGCCGACGCCCACCGCCGGGTTCGCGGTGACGAGGCCCGTTGCCGCGCCGGCGAGCGCGCCGCTCGCCGCGCCGACCGACCCGCAGCCCGACAGCGCGGCGCTGGCCGCGCACAGTGTGCCGAGCGCCGCGATACGGAGCGCGACGCTCATTGCAGCGCGCCCCAGCGTTCGGTTGCGGGCTCCGCCGACGCCCATTTCCACACGGGGCCGTCGCGGCACAGGGTGGCGACGTAGAACGCCGACTGCGCGGCCTTGTCGGCCTTCGCGGGCGTGTCGACCGCGAATACGATTTCCTTGCAGTCGAGCGGGCCGACGCTGATCATCCGGCTGACCGTCACGCGGCCCTGTTCGTCTTCCTCGATCGGGAACGAATGGTGCGTCGACCACGGCGCGACACCGCCGACGTCGAGCGGGCCGGCCGCCTTCGCGATCTGTTCCTGCGTGTAGCGGTGTGCGACGCGCTGCGTGTACTGGACGCCCGCGCGCGCGCCGGCGACGGCACCGAGGCCGATGCCCGTCGCGACGGCGGCGTTGTTGGTGACCTTGGAGGCGATCGCGGCACCCGCGATACCGGCGCCGGCGGTCGCGCCTTCGCTGTACAGCGAGTTGCAGCCGGACATCAGCGCGGCCGTGGCGAGCGCGGCCAGCACGACGCGCACCGGCGTGGCCCGGCGCGGCGATTCGAAACGAATGTTCATCCCTGAGTGCAAGTCCTGTCTGGGTGAGCGGCGACGCATGCACGCTCCGATGCCGCGTCATTGTTTCGCAATTGTCATAGGAAAACTGCAAAGCTTTGACAAATCGCCGGACGGCATGCCGCGCGCGTGCGCGCGGCGGTATTGTCGAATAGATGGTCGACACGGGGTCGAAACGTTACAAATTGAAGGCAATTGTTACCTCGGCGTGCAAGGAACCGACCTAGACTGTTTTGTTATGGAATGTTTCTCCGACGGTCTCGCGCCGCGCCGCATATGAGACACCCCGCCATGCGCCGTTCAAAACGGCCTTCACACCGGCCGCCCGATGCGGGGGCAGATCGCCCGCGTCCGCCGACCGACGCTCCGTCGGCACCGCCTGCCGGCGCGCCCGACGAGACGCCGTCCGACGGCGATCACAACCAGGGTGGCGCCCGCCCGGAAGGGCTCGAGTATCAACGCGACCTCGGCCAGGAGCAGGACGCCTGATGCCGTCGTCATCGCATTCCATCGCCGTATTTCATTGCATTTCTCGGAACTGAATCGCCGCGCGGCCGCCCTTGGGCCGGCGCGTCCGCATGGGCGCGCGCCGCGCGCCAGCCAATCGAATCGAAGTGGGGAAGCCGCATGAGCAGACTGATCGTGGTATCGAACCGTGTCGCCGCAGGCGAGGACACGCGCCCGAGCGCAGGCGGTCTTGCGGTCGGCGTGATGGACGCGCTGCAGGAAACCGGCGGCGTCTGGTTCGGCTGGAACGGCGAGATCGTCGATACGCCCGACGCCGGGCCCGCGATCCAGCGAGACGGCAACGTCACGTACGCGACGCTCGGGCTGACCCGGCGCGACTACGACCAGTACTACCGTGGTTTCTCGAATGCGACGCTGTGGCCGGTGTTCCACTATCGCGGCGATCTCGCGCGCTTCGACCGGCAGGAGTACGCGGGCTATCTGCGCGTGAACGCGATGCTCGCGAAGCAGCTCGCCGCGCTGTTGCAGCCCGACGATCTGATCTGGGTGCACGACTACCACCTGCTGCCGTTCGCGCACTTCCTGCGCGAGCTCGGCGTGAAGAACCCGATCGGCTTTTTCCTGCACATTCCGTTTCCGTCGCCCGATATGCTGCGTGTCGTGCCGCCGCACGAGGAACTCGTGAAGTTCATGTGCGCGTACGACGTCGCGGGCTTCCAGACCGACGCCGACAAGCAGGCGTTCACCGACTACATCGAGCGACGCGGGATCGGGGCGGCGAGCGAAGACGGGATGCTGCACGCGCACGGCCGTGTCGTGAAGGTCGCCGCCTATCCGATCGGCGTGCATCCGGACGCGATCGCGCAGGCGGCCGTCCAGTACGGCGCGCGCAAGCCGGTGAAGATGCTGCGTGAGGCACTCGACGGCCGCAAGCTCGTGATGAGCGTCGACCGGCTCGATTATTCGAAGGGGCTGGTCGAGCGCTTCCAGTCGTTCGAGCGGATGCTCGCCAACGCGCCGGGCTGGCAGGGGCGCGTGTCGCTGTTGCAGATCGCGCCGCCGACGCGCTCCGACGTGCAGACCTACCAGGACATTCGAGAAACGCTCGAAGGCGAGGCCGGCCGCATCAACGGCCGCTTCTCGCAGCTCGACTGGACGCCGATCCAGTATCTGAACCGCAAGTACGAGCGCAACTTGCTGATGGCGTTCTTCCGGATGTCGCAGGTCGGCTACGTGACGCCGTTGCGCGACGGGATGAACCTCGTCGCGAAGGAATACGTCGCTGCGCAGGATCCGGCCGATCCGGGCGTGCTCGTGCTGTCGGAATTCGCGGGTGCGGCGGCCGAGCTGACCGGCGCGCTGCTCGTCAATCCGTACGACCTGTCGCAGATGGCCGACGCGCTCGAGCGTGCACTGTCGATGCCGCTCGCGGAGCGGCAGGCGCGCCACGAGCAGAACCTCGCGCGGCTGCGCGAGAACGACCTGTCGGTATGGCGCGACACGTTCGTCGCCGACCTGCGCAGCGTCGCGGCCGCCGCGTCGGTCACGCAGCGCGCGGGCCGGCGGGCCGCGCATGTCTGAGCACGTGGCGCAGGGCGGGTCCGCGGACGATGCGTCCACCCGCTTCTTCGTCGTCACGGGCGGCCCCGGTGCGGGCAAGAGCACCTTGCTCGACGCGCTCGAGCGTGCCGGCTTCGCGCGCTCGCATGAGGCCGGGCGCGGCGTGATCCGCGACCAGATGGCGATCGACGGCCCGGCGCTGCCATGGCGCGACCGGGCCGCCTTCGCCGAACTGATGCTGAACTGGGAGATGCGCTCGTACCATCTCGCGCGGTGCGCGCGCGGGCCCGTGTTCTTCGATCGCGGCGTGCCGGACGTGATCGGCTACCTGCGGCTCACGGGCCTCGCGGTGCCCGCGCATGCGGAAGCCGCCGCGCGGCGCTTTCGCTATCACCGGCGCGTGTTCATCGCGCCGCCGTGGCCCGAGATCTACGCGCAGGACACCGAGCGGCGGCAGGATTTCGCGGAAGCCGTGCGTACCTACGACGCGATGGTCGATTGCTACACGTCATACGGCTATCGGCTGGTCGAGCTGCCGCGCGTGAGCGTGAAGGCGCGCGTGCGTTTCGTGATGGACGCGCTCGACGTCGCATGACCGCCGGGGGCGGCGCGCGGCGGCGTCATGTTGCCGCGTCGGGCCGCGGCGACGCGATGCGCAGCATGCTGACCACCGCGGCGACCGCCGCGAATACCGTGGCGACATAGAGCGCGATCGTCGGACCGTGGTCGGGCGCGAGCCCGAAAATCAGTGCGACGAGGGCGGCGCCGAGCGTCTGGCCCGTCAGGCGTGCCGTGCTCAGCATCCCGCCCGCGCCGCCGCTGCGCTCGCGTGGCGCCGACGACAGCATCGCGCGGTTGTTCGGCGACTGGAACAGCCCGAAGCCCGCGCCGCACAGCGCCATCCGCCACACGATGTCGACGGTGCCCGGGTGCGCGCCGATCGTCGCGAGCGACAGCAGCCCGGCCGCGAACAGCGCGAGCCCGATCCCGCCAAGGATGCCGGCCGAGTAGCGGTCCGACAGCACGCCCGCGAGCGGCGCGGCGAACACGATCACGAGCGGCCACGGCGTCATGTAGAGGCCGGTCTCGACCTGCGAGAAGCCGAGCGAATTCTGCAGCCAGAACGGCAGCGCGACGAATGCGAGCATCTGCGACGTGAACGACGCCATCGACGTGTAGATCGACAGCGCGAACATCGGGATGCGCATCAGGTCGACCGGCAGGAGCGGCGCCGGCTGCGACAGCTGGCGCTTCACGAAGAAGTAGCCGACGCCGAGCGCGACGGCCAGCTCGGCCGCGACGTACACATGGCGTTCGCCATGACCGAGTCCGTCGACGGCCGTGATCAGCAGCCCGAACACGCACGCGTTCATCAGCGCGCTCGGGAAGTCGTACGGCGCATCGTGCAGCGGGTTGGCCGGCAGCGCGCGCAGGCTGCCGAGCACGGCGGCGATGCCGATCGGCACGTTGACCGCGAACAGCCACGGCCACGACGCGAACGACAGGATCGCCGAGGCGACCGTCGGGCCGATCGCCGACGACAGCGCGACCACCATCGCGTTGATCGACAGCCCGCGCCCGAGCATCGACGACGGGTAGATCATCCGCACGAGCGCCGCGTTGACGCTCATGATGCCGGCCGCGCCGAACCCCTGGATCACGCGCATCACCGCGAGCGTCGGCAGCGAGCCGGCGAGCGCGCAGCCGAGCGACGCCGCGGTGAAGAGCGCGAGCCCGGCGATGTAGATGCGGCGATAGCCGATGCGCTCGCCGAGCGACGCAAGTGGCAGCAGCGTGATCGTGACCGCGAGCTGGTACGCGTTGACGATCCAGATCGACGCGGCATCGGACGCATGCAGGTCGTGCGCGATCGTCGGCAGCGCAACGTTCGCGATGGCGCCGTCGAGCACGGCGAGCGTGATGCCCAGTGCGACGCAGACGATCGCCCAGTAGCGTTGCGGAAGCGGCAGGCCGATGTCGGCGTTCATGACGGGAGCGAAGGCGTGGTTGTCCGCGCGCCCGGGTGCCGGTTGCGTGCGCAACCATGCCCGCGGGTGGAGGCGGCGGTGAATGGCCCGGCCGGCGCAGCCGCGCCGGATCGGGGCCGGTCGAGTGTATCACCGGGCCGCATCGCGCGAAGCCGGTGTGCCCGGCCGCCGGCCGGCGCGCGCATTCAGCCTTCGAAGTCGAGGCCGCCGAGCCGCACGAGCGGGGCGGCCTGGGTGCGCGACGCCAGATCGATGTCGCGCGCGCCCTGCCATGCGCTCAGCTTCCTCGGCAGCGCGGTCAGGTAGTGCTCGAAGCGTGCCGGGCCATCGGGCTCCATCAGCCGTTCGATCTCGTCGGTGTCCCAGGTCAGCTCGAGGTTCAGCGGATGCACGAAGCCGCTCACGTGCTCGTGCGGCGCGCTGCGGATCTGCACGCACGTCGGGTGCCCGTGCCCGCCATAGGGGACGACGTCGGTCAGGACGTGATCGGCGAAGAACGCGGCGATCACCTGCGCGATGCGCGGTGCGAATTCGGTATCGAAACGGCGGGCGATTTCGGGCTGCATGAAGACGTCTCCTGTGTGCCGAAAATCGTAGCACGGCGCTGGCGCGTTTCGGCGTGCGTGATACCCGTAATGGTGCGTTACCACTTGCTGCATCTATTACGGCCGCGCGCAGCCACAATGCATCGCATCCAGTACCACTTCGCGTGGGAGTCCATCATGAAAAGAATTGCCGCAGTCTGTGTCCTTGCCGGTTCGCTCGTCGTGGCGGGCCCGGCGTCCGCGCATGGCCGCGACGGCGGCGCCGTCATCGGCGCGCTGATCGGCGGCGCGGTGCTTGGCGCGATCGTGACGTCCGCGATGAATCCGCCCGTCGCGTACCAGGCGCCCGTGTATCAGGCACCGGCCTATCAGCCGCCGACGTATTACCAGGCGCCGGCCTACCAGCAGCCGGCCTATCCGACCTACCAGCAGGCGCAGTACCAGGACGACGGCCCGAACTATTGCTACGACCGCTATCAGCGGGCGTATGTGTGCGGTGCGCCCGTGGCGGGCGGCTATGCGCAGCCGGCCGGCTGGTAAGCGGGTCGATGACCGGATTCGGCGCCGCGTGGCCGGCGCCGGTTGAACACACGGTACGCGGGACGACAATACAAAAGGAAGGCCCTCGCACGATGCGAGGGCCTTGGTCATTTTGCGAGCGGTAGTTCTTCTACGTCATGCGGCGGCCGTGCGAGGCCGCGTGCGGATACAAACGG
This window of the Burkholderia cepacia GG4 genome carries:
- a CDS encoding ATP-binding protein; amino-acid sequence: MRKPIDSLFGRLALLVIGVLLLSHFAWFFAMRLERNQMQTRYAVEEAAFLVDAVRQHVERTPDQPLPSRVRLVSPGSPDVPNGAESNLPAPLKRFRDDVSERMPPGTRVEIGVPGHPPVLWVKEPTDRNWIVVPVQPLRPPRSLDRMLLWLGTIFSAGVIAALFAAWQLQQPLRSLARAVARFGRGQPVPPLRERGPRELRQLTHGFNQMVEQVSQADSDRAVMLAGVAHDLRTPLARMRLRAEMMDDARLRDGVVRDVDSMSHIVDQFLVFAHGGSDRSEPVPVDQTCERIARSYRAVAPNAPAVQTHLAADAGFRLPTATLDRILSNLLDNAHAYGAPPVVIQTARTPAGYVLAVSDSGGGIAPRDLAAATRPFVRLDPARGGNGHSGLGLAIVERLVLRLGGACEIGNRPEGGLRVAMTFPFDVVPKDELHAQAA
- a CDS encoding ABC transporter permease — protein: MDVGFFNPNRTANASAWRVLPNRWDFIAFPLIICLIAMAVVGFHETLAPIGTLQTQKISLDPSNLPEYALRTTLRMLAAMVASLVFTLVYGTLAAKSRRAGMVLIPILDILQSVPVLGFISFTVTFFLALFPSRVLGAELAAIFAIFTSQAWNMTFSFYQSLRTVPRDLDEVSRGFHLTSWQRFWKLEVPFSMPGLIWNMMMSMSGGWFFVVASEAITVGNQTITLPGIGAYLAQAISDKNLGAIGWVILTMTVVILAYDQFLFRPLIAWADKFRMENTASGDAPQSWLLDLVRRTRLIHQLLVPAGWFFAKAARIPLRLPLSGAMRFTLPRVEKKASRTVDIAWSVLVLIGTAYIVWRVISFVSTGVTMAEVGHVLVLGLITLLRVVVLIAIASVIWVPIGVWVGLRPRLAEKLQPLAQFLAAFPANLLFPAFVIVIARFHLNADIWLSPLIVLGTQWYILFNVIAGATSYPNDYREAATNFRIRGWQWWRQAILPGIFPYYVTGAITASGGAWNASIVSEAVQWGNTKIEAHGLGAYIAQTTAAGDFPKIILGIAVMSLFVTLFNRLLWRPLYAFAEAKLRLD
- a CDS encoding AAA-associated domain-containing protein — its product is MHNPNAVNAPIQTSQPPRLGEEILRVDHVCRGFNKTQGELLVLDDANLSLREGEIVGLLGRSGSGKSTLLRIIAGLIEPTGGEVTYLGKPLTGPAEGVAMVFQTFALFPWLTVLQNVEAGLEALGVGARERRERALAAIDLIGLDGFENAYPRELSGGMRQRVGFARALVVDPTILLMDEPFSALDVLTAETLRTDLLDLWTQGRMPIKSVLIVTHNIEEAVFMCDRILVLSSNPGRVIAEIKVPFKHPRNRLDPAFRKLVDDIYAKMTARQTGEATKKGLELGNWLPQVSTNLMAGLIETLAMAPYHGRADMPEIARTLHLEVDDLFPIAEVLQYLGFADVREGDVFLTPPGRVFAEFGTQERKLMFADHLLKHVPLAARIKKVLNERPGHRAPRVRFEQELEDFLSDGAAEETLDAVIDWGRYGEIFSYNDQTEIFSLEDVES
- the otsA gene encoding alpha,alpha-trehalose-phosphate synthase (UDP-forming) — protein: MSRLIVVSNRVAAGEDTRPSAGGLAVGVMDALQETGGVWFGWNGEIVDTPDAGPAIQRDGNVTYATLGLTRRDYDQYYRGFSNATLWPVFHYRGDLARFDRQEYAGYLRVNAMLAKQLAALLQPDDLIWVHDYHLLPFAHFLRELGVKNPIGFFLHIPFPSPDMLRVVPPHEELVKFMCAYDVAGFQTDADKQAFTDYIERRGIGAASEDGMLHAHGRVVKVAAYPIGVHPDAIAQAAVQYGARKPVKMLREALDGRKLVMSVDRLDYSKGLVERFQSFERMLANAPGWQGRVSLLQIAPPTRSDVQTYQDIRETLEGEAGRINGRFSQLDWTPIQYLNRKYERNLLMAFFRMSQVGYVTPLRDGMNLVAKEYVAAQDPADPGVLVLSEFAGAAAELTGALLVNPYDLSQMADALERALSMPLAERQARHEQNLARLRENDLSVWRDTFVADLRSVAAAASVTQRAGRRAAHV
- a CDS encoding AAA family ATPase, translating into MSEHVAQGGSADDASTRFFVVTGGPGAGKSTLLDALERAGFARSHEAGRGVIRDQMAIDGPALPWRDRAAFAELMLNWEMRSYHLARCARGPVFFDRGVPDVIGYLRLTGLAVPAHAEAAARRFRYHRRVFIAPPWPEIYAQDTERRQDFAEAVRTYDAMVDCYTSYGYRLVELPRVSVKARVRFVMDALDVA
- a CDS encoding MFS transporter, coding for MNADIGLPLPQRYWAIVCVALGITLAVLDGAIANVALPTIAHDLHASDAASIWIVNAYQLAVTITLLPLASLGERIGYRRIYIAGLALFTAASLGCALAGSLPTLAVMRVIQGFGAAGIMSVNAALVRMIYPSSMLGRGLSINAMVVALSSAIGPTVASAILSFASWPWLFAVNVPIGIAAVLGSLRALPANPLHDAPYDFPSALMNACVFGLLITAVDGLGHGERHVYVAAELAVALGVGYFFVKRQLSQPAPLLPVDLMRIPMFALSIYTSMASFTSQMLAFVALPFWLQNSLGFSQVETGLYMTPWPLVIVFAAPLAGVLSDRYSAGILGGIGLALFAAGLLSLATIGAHPGTVDIVWRMALCGAGFGLFQSPNNRAMLSSAPRERSGGAGGMLSTARLTGQTLGAALVALIFGLAPDHGPTIALYVATVFAAVAAVVSMLRIASPRPDAAT
- a CDS encoding DUF5594 family protein yields the protein MQPEIARRFDTEFAPRIAQVIAAFFADHVLTDVVPYGGHGHPTCVQIRSAPHEHVSGFVHPLNLELTWDTDEIERLMEPDGPARFEHYLTALPRKLSAWQGARDIDLASRTQAAPLVRLGGLDFEG